From the genome of Terriglobia bacterium, one region includes:
- a CDS encoding HAD family hydrolase: MLKHKIVFLFDVDNTLLDNDRIQENLRDHITTKVGAECQQHYWEILEQLRSELGYVDYLGSLQRFRVAHPRDEGILEVSKYLIEYPFANRLYPGSIDAIEHVHKWGPAVILSDGDAVFQPWKVHRSGLAEAVHNNFLVYIHKEQMLDEVEHHFPSEHYVMIDDKLRILDAMKRQWRERVTTVSVDQGHYAHNPQNLAQYPQGDLRIERIGELAELSLADFHPDPESATRSN; the protein is encoded by the coding sequence TTGCTGAAACACAAAATCGTCTTCTTATTTGACGTCGATAACACACTGCTCGACAACGACCGCATCCAGGAGAACCTGCGCGACCACATCACCACCAAAGTGGGGGCTGAGTGCCAGCAGCATTACTGGGAAATCCTCGAACAGCTCCGGTCCGAACTCGGCTATGTGGATTACCTCGGCTCTCTCCAACGCTTTCGCGTCGCGCACCCCCGCGACGAAGGCATTCTTGAAGTTTCCAAGTACCTCATCGAATATCCATTTGCCAATCGCCTTTACCCGGGCTCCATCGATGCCATCGAGCACGTTCACAAATGGGGGCCCGCGGTCATCCTCAGCGATGGCGACGCCGTCTTCCAGCCCTGGAAGGTCCACCGTTCCGGCCTTGCCGAAGCTGTCCACAACAACTTCCTCGTCTACATCCACAAAGAGCAGATGCTCGACGAGGTCGAACATCATTTCCCAAGCGAGCACTACGTGATGATCGATGACAAGCTCCGCATCCTCGACGCCATGAAGCGACAATGGCGCGAGCGCGTCACCACGGTTTCCGTCGACCAGGGACACTATGCCCACAATCCCCAGAACCTCGCCCAATACCCGCAAGGGGACCTTCGCATCGAGCGGATCGGCGAACTCGCGGAACTCTCCCTCGCCGACTTTCACCCCGACCCCGAATCTGCCACCAGGAGCAACTAG
- a CDS encoding RNB domain-containing ribonuclease, translating into MHSPNHHVDLESLALQSMLEHGFEPDFPPEVQQQLDSLNAHPPQISPSTDIRDLRNQPWSSIDNDTSRDLDQIEVAEDLGDGKIKVMIGIADVDTFAKRATPIDQHAARETTTVYTGVRIFPMLPEQLSTAASSLLQDQDRLAIVTEYVVDTQGCVDSGNIYRAIVRNKAQLAYSAVGAWLEGHSGPPERIANSPEIQQQIKLQDRAAQALKSERYRHGALNIESTELQPVFHGDQVVDVAQQEKNRASDLIEDFMIAANGAVARYLLDVSSIRRIVRTPLRWDRIVELAAQHGGHLPATPDSKALNDFLEKQKAADPDRFPEVSLIVVKLMGPGEYVLEPPGDTGEGHFGLAVQDYTHSTAPNRRFADVVTQRLIKAKLAKRNGPYSDTELNTIAQNCTQKENAARKVEREMGKRIAAVAMSHRVGETFNAIVTGAGPKGTFVRAFQPHIEGMLQHGRNGFDVGDRLRVKLVHTDPVHGYIDFDHA; encoded by the coding sequence ATGCACAGCCCTAACCACCACGTCGATCTCGAGTCCCTTGCCCTCCAATCCATGCTCGAACACGGCTTCGAGCCCGATTTTCCGCCTGAAGTGCAGCAACAACTTGATTCTTTGAACGCACACCCGCCGCAGATCTCTCCCTCGACCGACATCCGCGATCTTCGCAACCAGCCTTGGTCGTCAATCGACAACGACACCTCCAGGGACCTCGACCAGATCGAAGTTGCCGAAGACCTTGGCGACGGAAAGATCAAGGTAATGATCGGCATCGCCGACGTCGATACTTTCGCGAAGCGCGCTACTCCCATTGATCAGCACGCCGCCCGCGAAACCACCACCGTTTACACCGGCGTGCGCATCTTCCCCATGCTTCCTGAGCAGCTTTCCACCGCCGCAAGCTCCCTTCTGCAGGACCAGGACCGTCTCGCGATCGTGACTGAGTACGTCGTCGACACGCAGGGCTGCGTCGATTCCGGAAATATTTATCGCGCCATCGTTCGCAATAAGGCGCAACTCGCCTACAGCGCGGTCGGAGCCTGGCTCGAAGGCCACTCCGGACCGCCCGAACGCATCGCCAACTCACCTGAAATTCAGCAGCAGATCAAGCTGCAGGACCGCGCCGCGCAGGCGCTCAAGAGCGAGCGTTATCGTCACGGTGCGCTCAATATCGAGAGCACAGAACTCCAACCCGTGTTTCACGGAGACCAGGTTGTTGACGTAGCTCAGCAGGAAAAGAATCGTGCTTCCGACCTCATTGAAGATTTCATGATCGCCGCCAATGGCGCGGTCGCGCGCTACCTCCTCGACGTCTCCTCAATTCGCCGCATCGTGAGAACACCCCTGCGCTGGGACCGTATCGTCGAACTCGCCGCCCAGCATGGCGGTCATCTGCCCGCCACCCCTGATTCCAAGGCGCTCAACGATTTTCTCGAAAAGCAAAAAGCCGCCGATCCCGACCGCTTCCCTGAAGTCTCCCTCATCGTCGTGAAACTCATGGGCCCCGGCGAATACGTCCTCGAGCCTCCAGGCGACACCGGCGAAGGCCACTTTGGCCTCGCCGTGCAGGATTACACCCACTCCACCGCGCCCAACCGCCGCTTCGCCGATGTCGTTACCCAGCGTCTTATTAAGGCCAAGCTCGCGAAACGAAACGGCCCCTACTCCGATACCGAACTCAATACCATCGCGCAGAACTGCACGCAAAAGGAAAACGCTGCGCGTAAAGTCGAGCGCGAAATGGGTAAGCGAATCGCCGCGGTCGCGATGAGCCATCGGGTGGGAGAGACCTTCAATGCCATCGTTACCGGTGCGGGCCCGAAGGGCACCTTCGTGCGAGCCTTCCAACCGCACATCGAAGGCATGCTTCAGCACGGCCGCAACGGCTTCGACGTCGGCGACCGCCTGCGCGTCAAACTTGTCCACACCGACCCCGTGCACGGCTACATCGACTTCGACCACGCATAA
- a CDS encoding HAMP domain-containing protein, with protein sequence MATQEVPSKLKNNDLLDTSELLTVLNSYKNGDFSARMAPDKVGVAGKVADTLNEILERQERLAGEIARVYDAVAREGRINTRISLPTASGSWATSVNSVNQLITDLVQPTAEMGRVIGAVAKGDLGQRMTLDVDGKPLSGEFLKTAKLVNTMAEQLNGFANEVTRVAREVGTEGKLGGQAKVKGVAGVWKDLTDSVNSMAGNLTNQVRNIAEVTTGVANGDLSRKITVDARGEILELKNTINTMVDQLNGFAGEVTRVAREVGTDGKLGGQANVRGVAGVWKDLTDSVNSMARNLTGQVRNIAEVTTGVAKGDLSTKITVDAQGEILELKNTINTMVDQLNAFAGEVTRVAREVGTDGKLGGQANVKGVAGVWKDLTESVNSMAGNLTAQVRNIAQVTTGVANGDLSRKITVDARGEILGLKDTINTMVDQLNGFAAEVTRVAREVGTEGKLGGQANVKGVAGVWKDLTESVNSMAGNLTSQVRNIAQVTTGVAKGDLSTKITVDAQGEILELKNTINTMVDQLNGFAAEVTRVAREVGTDGKLGGQADVKGVAGVWKDLTESVNSMARNLTNQVRNIAEVTTGVAKGDLSTKITVDAQGEILELKTTINTMVDQLNGFAAEVTRVAREVGTDGKLGGQADVKGVAGVWRDLTESVNSMAGNLTGQVRNIAQVTTGVANGDLSRKITVDAQGEILELKNTINTMVDQLNAFAAEVTRVAREVGTEGKLGGQANVRGVAGVWKELTESVNSMARNLTNQVRNIASVTTGVAKGDLSNKITVDAEGEILELKNTINTMVDQLNAFAGEVTRVAREVGTDGKLGGQADVKGVAGVWKDLTESVNSMAANLTTQVRGIVRVVTAVANGDLKRKLVLEAKGEIAALADTINEMIDTLATFADQVTTVAREVGVEGKLGGQARVPGAAGIWSDLTNNVNQLAANLTTQVRAIGEVARAVAKGDLARSISVEAQGELAALKDNINEMILNLKDTTRKNTEQDWLKSNLAKFTRMVQGQKDLVTFAKLVLSELAPLVGAQHGVFYLSDTDGDKSVMKMFASYAFRERKGISNRFELGEGLVGQCALEKERILITEVPNDYIKINSGLGEATPLNVVVLPVLFEGEVKAVCELASFQNFSTIHLALLDQLTESIGIALNTISATKRTEELLKESQALAEKLQTQQEELTKTNRRLEQQAATLQNSEDLLRTQQEQLQKKNEELQEKAVLLAEQKSEVEDKNREVEHARRALEDKAQQLELTSRYKSEFLANMSHELRTPLNNLLILARMLSENSEGNLNDKQVKYAETIHASGQDLLVLINDILDLARIESGNMLIELTDVSFQEILQSTERMFRHVADSKKLEFKVELHSELPMSINTDPSRLQQVIKNLLANAFKFTEHGSVKLKIGPAETGWTQGHKQLDVAENVIAFSVHDTGIGIPTEKQRLIFEAFQQADGTTSRKYGGTGLGLSISREIVRLLGGEITLQSEVGRGSIFTVYLPAKIAAPSSVVKAQHREPTPIRTAVPSETEPTTAVLNAELRADLHGQLQEFDDDRNRIRPDDKVALIIENDLTFASLLLEVIRNRGMKGVISTRGVHALNLARELKPTAITLDILLPDCSGFSVLERLKRDSHTSHIPVHVISIAEEKTRALALGAASFTQKSSGAQVLGSVVDRIHRTIEEKDRHVLVVSGNEAQREEIVELLDDAIVHCYPASNIADAVGACAMQQFDCVVSSPNFEDGTVADLIERTQVLYRENWLRVIAYAPEPMPSGISGRLQVLSDNVVVRTTTSPSELLEVASIFLHRHESQLSEQKQKMLRQVRIKDPKLAGRRVLMVDDDARNIFAVTSALETAQVEVVYAENGRVALERLQDTPGIDLVLMDIMMPEMDGYAAMRAIRAMDKFRNLPIIAVTAKAMLGDREKCIQAGAWDYIPKPVDLEQLFSLLRVWLPDNKTTATAA encoded by the coding sequence ATGGCTACCCAAGAAGTGCCTTCGAAACTCAAGAACAACGATCTTCTGGACACCTCGGAACTCCTGACAGTTCTTAACTCATACAAAAACGGGGATTTTAGCGCCCGAATGGCGCCGGACAAGGTGGGAGTGGCCGGAAAGGTGGCCGACACTTTGAACGAAATTCTGGAGCGCCAGGAGCGACTCGCCGGGGAGATTGCCCGCGTGTACGACGCCGTGGCACGCGAGGGCCGGATCAATACGCGGATTTCATTGCCGACGGCGTCGGGATCGTGGGCGACGTCGGTCAACTCGGTGAACCAGTTGATCACCGACCTCGTTCAACCAACGGCCGAGATGGGACGCGTGATCGGTGCGGTCGCCAAGGGAGACCTCGGGCAGCGCATGACGCTGGATGTCGACGGCAAGCCGCTTTCGGGTGAGTTCCTGAAGACGGCCAAACTGGTGAACACGATGGCGGAGCAGTTGAACGGGTTCGCCAACGAAGTGACGCGCGTGGCCCGCGAGGTGGGAACCGAAGGAAAGCTGGGCGGACAAGCGAAAGTGAAGGGCGTCGCCGGTGTATGGAAAGACTTGACGGATAGTGTGAACTCCATGGCCGGCAACCTGACCAACCAGGTGCGAAACATCGCCGAGGTAACAACAGGCGTCGCTAATGGCGACTTGTCGAGAAAGATCACGGTCGACGCCCGCGGCGAAATTTTGGAACTCAAGAACACGATCAACACGATGGTGGACCAACTGAACGGGTTCGCCGGTGAAGTGACGCGCGTGGCACGCGAAGTAGGAACGGACGGAAAGTTGGGCGGCCAGGCGAATGTGCGTGGAGTCGCTGGTGTGTGGAAAGACCTGACAGACAGCGTGAACTCGATGGCGCGCAACCTGACAGGGCAGGTGAGAAACATTGCGGAAGTAACGACGGGCGTGGCCAAAGGCGACCTCTCGACGAAGATCACCGTCGATGCGCAGGGCGAAATTTTGGAACTCAAGAACACGATCAACACGATGGTAGATCAGCTCAATGCGTTTGCAGGCGAAGTAACGCGCGTGGCACGCGAAGTAGGTACTGACGGGAAACTGGGCGGCCAGGCAAATGTGAAAGGCGTCGCCGGTGTCTGGAAAGACCTGACGGAGTCGGTGAACTCGATGGCCGGCAACCTCACGGCCCAGGTGCGAAACATTGCACAGGTTACGACTGGCGTCGCCAACGGCGACCTCTCACGAAAGATTACGGTCGATGCTCGTGGCGAAATTCTTGGGTTGAAGGACACGATCAACACGATGGTGGACCAGTTGAACGGGTTCGCCGCGGAAGTGACGCGCGTGGCACGCGAAGTAGGTACAGAAGGGAAACTGGGTGGCCAGGCGAACGTCAAGGGGGTGGCCGGTGTATGGAAGGACCTGACCGAGTCGGTGAACTCCATGGCAGGCAACCTCACCAGCCAGGTGCGGAACATAGCGCAGGTTACGACGGGCGTTGCCAAAGGCGACCTGTCGACGAAGATCACGGTCGACGCTCAAGGTGAAATCCTCGAACTGAAGAATACGATCAACACGATGGTGGACCAGTTGAACGGGTTCGCGGCCGAAGTGACGCGCGTGGCTCGCGAAGTAGGGACCGATGGAAAGCTGGGTGGCCAGGCCGATGTGAAGGGCGTCGCCGGCGTATGGAAGGACCTGACGGAGTCGGTGAATTCCATGGCGCGCAATCTGACGAACCAGGTGCGAAACATCGCGGAAGTGACGACAGGCGTCGCCAAAGGCGACCTGTCGACGAAGATCACCGTCGATGCTCAGGGCGAAATTCTCGAGTTGAAGACGACGATCAACACGATGGTGGACCAGTTGAACGGGTTCGCGGCCGAAGTGACGCGCGTGGCTCGCGAAGTAGGCACCGACGGAAAACTAGGCGGCCAGGCTGATGTGAAGGGCGTCGCCGGCGTGTGGAGAGATCTCACCGAATCGGTGAACTCAATGGCCGGCAACCTCACGGGCCAGGTGCGAAACATTGCCCAGGTGACAACAGGCGTCGCAAACGGTGACCTCTCACGGAAGATTACCGTGGACGCGCAGGGCGAAATTCTCGAGTTGAAAAACACCATCAACACGATGGTTGACCAACTCAACGCCTTCGCCGCCGAAGTGACGCGCGTGGCGCGTGAAGTAGGAACGGAAGGAAAGCTCGGTGGTCAGGCGAATGTGCGCGGCGTTGCGGGTGTGTGGAAGGAGTTGACCGAATCGGTGAACTCGATGGCGCGCAACCTGACGAACCAGGTGCGTAACATCGCTTCGGTGACGACGGGCGTCGCGAAGGGCGATCTTTCCAACAAGATCACGGTCGACGCGGAAGGAGAAATTCTCGAACTGAAGAACACGATCAACACGATGGTGGATCAACTGAACGCGTTCGCGGGCGAAGTGACGCGCGTGGCGCGTGAGGTGGGTACCGACGGAAAACTCGGCGGCCAGGCCGACGTGAAGGGCGTCGCCGGTGTGTGGAAGGACCTGACGGAGTCGGTGAACTCGATGGCCGCCAACCTGACCACCCAGGTGCGCGGCATCGTGCGGGTCGTGACTGCGGTCGCTAACGGCGACCTGAAGAGAAAACTGGTACTCGAAGCGAAGGGTGAAATCGCCGCGCTGGCGGACACGATCAACGAAATGATCGATACGCTGGCGACTTTCGCCGACCAGGTGACGACGGTGGCCCGCGAAGTGGGAGTCGAAGGGAAGTTGGGCGGTCAAGCACGCGTGCCGGGCGCCGCGGGCATCTGGAGCGACCTTACCAACAACGTGAACCAGTTGGCCGCCAATCTCACCACGCAGGTGCGAGCCATCGGCGAAGTCGCAAGAGCCGTGGCAAAGGGCGACTTGGCACGGTCGATTTCGGTCGAGGCGCAAGGCGAACTCGCGGCCCTCAAAGACAACATCAATGAAATGATTTTGAACCTGAAGGACACCACGCGAAAGAACACAGAGCAGGACTGGCTCAAGTCCAACCTCGCGAAGTTCACCCGCATGGTGCAGGGCCAGAAAGACCTGGTCACGTTCGCCAAGCTGGTGCTCTCGGAACTGGCTCCGCTGGTGGGCGCGCAGCACGGCGTCTTTTACCTGAGCGATACCGATGGCGACAAGTCGGTAATGAAGATGTTCGCCAGCTACGCCTTCCGCGAGCGCAAGGGGATTTCCAATCGCTTTGAGCTTGGCGAAGGGCTGGTAGGACAGTGCGCACTGGAGAAGGAGCGAATCCTGATCACCGAGGTCCCAAACGATTACATCAAGATCAATTCGGGGCTCGGTGAGGCAACGCCGCTGAATGTGGTCGTGTTGCCGGTGCTGTTTGAAGGCGAGGTCAAGGCGGTTTGCGAACTGGCCTCATTCCAGAATTTCAGCACCATTCACCTCGCACTGCTGGATCAACTGACCGAATCGATAGGTATCGCACTGAACACGATTTCGGCAACGAAGAGAACGGAAGAGCTGCTGAAAGAGTCGCAGGCACTCGCCGAAAAACTTCAGACGCAGCAGGAAGAACTTACGAAGACGAACCGGCGGCTGGAACAGCAGGCAGCGACGCTGCAGAACTCGGAAGACCTGCTTCGTACCCAGCAGGAACAGTTGCAGAAGAAGAACGAGGAACTCCAGGAGAAAGCCGTTCTACTGGCAGAGCAGAAGTCGGAGGTCGAAGACAAGAACCGCGAGGTGGAGCACGCGCGGCGTGCGCTGGAAGACAAGGCGCAGCAACTCGAACTCACTTCGCGCTACAAATCCGAATTCCTCGCCAACATGTCACACGAGTTACGTACTCCGCTGAATAACCTCTTGATCCTCGCGCGGATGCTTTCGGAGAACTCGGAAGGCAATCTGAACGACAAGCAAGTGAAGTATGCAGAGACAATCCATGCCTCGGGGCAGGACCTGCTGGTACTGATCAATGACATCCTCGATCTTGCGCGAATCGAGTCGGGGAACATGCTGATCGAGCTGACGGATGTTTCGTTCCAGGAGATTCTGCAATCGACGGAGCGCATGTTCCGGCACGTTGCGGATTCGAAAAAGCTGGAGTTCAAGGTCGAACTACATTCCGAGCTGCCGATGAGCATCAATACCGATCCTTCACGTTTGCAGCAAGTGATAAAGAACCTGCTGGCAAACGCTTTCAAGTTCACCGAGCACGGTTCGGTGAAGTTGAAGATCGGACCGGCGGAAACCGGGTGGACGCAGGGCCACAAGCAACTGGACGTAGCCGAGAACGTGATTGCGTTCTCGGTGCACGACACGGGAATCGGGATTCCGACCGAGAAGCAGCGGCTGATCTTCGAGGCCTTCCAGCAGGCCGATGGCACGACCAGCCGTAAGTACGGCGGCACCGGCCTGGGTTTGTCGATCAGCCGCGAGATCGTGCGGTTGCTCGGCGGCGAAATCACGCTGCAGAGCGAAGTTGGGCGGGGAAGCATCTTCACCGTTTATCTGCCGGCGAAGATAGCTGCGCCCTCGAGCGTCGTGAAGGCGCAGCACAGAGAACCAACGCCGATTCGGACCGCGGTGCCATCGGAAACCGAGCCTACGACTGCGGTATTGAATGCAGAGTTGCGGGCCGATCTGCACGGCCAACTGCAGGAATTCGACGACGACCGGAACAGGATTCGTCCGGACGACAAAGTTGCTCTCATCATCGAGAATGACCTTACGTTCGCATCGCTGCTGCTGGAGGTGATACGCAATCGCGGAATGAAAGGCGTGATTTCGACGCGCGGCGTTCACGCGCTGAACCTGGCGCGCGAACTGAAGCCGACGGCGATCACGCTCGATATCCTGCTGCCGGATTGTTCCGGATTCTCTGTGCTGGAGCGACTCAAGCGCGATTCGCACACCAGTCACATTCCCGTGCACGTAATCTCCATCGCCGAAGAAAAGACGCGTGCACTCGCGCTCGGGGCGGCTTCGTTCACGCAGAAGTCGTCGGGGGCGCAAGTTCTCGGCTCGGTCGTGGACCGGATTCACCGCACCATCGAGGAGAAGGACCGGCACGTCCTCGTGGTCTCCGGCAATGAGGCCCAGCGGGAGGAAATTGTGGAGTTGCTCGATGACGCCATAGTCCACTGCTATCCGGCCTCGAACATTGCAGATGCAGTGGGAGCATGCGCCATGCAGCAGTTTGATTGCGTCGTTTCGTCGCCGAACTTTGAGGATGGAACGGTCGCAGATCTGATTGAACGCACGCAGGTGCTCTACCGGGAAAACTGGCTGCGGGTGATTGCGTACGCGCCGGAGCCAATGCCGTCCGGAATAAGCGGACGGTTGCAAGTACTCTCAGATAACGTCGTGGTTCGCACGACAACCTCGCCGAGCGAACTACTTGAAGTGGCTTCCATTTTCCTGCATCGCCATGAGTCGCAGCTTTCGGAGCAGAAGCAGAAGATGCTGCGGCAGGTCCGCATCAAGGACCCAAAACTGGCCGGCCGACGAGTCCTCATGGTCGATGACGATGCAAGGAATATCTTCGCCGTTACCAGTGCGCTGGAGACCGCACAGGTAGAGGTGGTTTACGCCGAGAACGGGCGCGTGGCACTCGAACGGCTTCAGGACACGCCGGGGATCGACCTGGTGCTGATGGACATCATGATGCCGGAGATGGATGGCTACGCGGCTATGAGAGCAATCCGGGCGATGGACAAGTTCCGGAACCTGCCCATCATCGCGGTGACCGCCAAGGCCATGCTGGGCGACCGCGAGAAATGCATCCAGGCGGGAGCCTGGGACTACATTCCAAAGCCGGTGGACCTGGAGCAGCTATTCTCGCTCCTTCGCGTGTGGCTGCCGGACAACAAGACAACGGCTACTGCCGCTTAG
- a CDS encoding CPBP family intramembrane glutamic endopeptidase has translation MTRPFLGVLVFALLLEGFWVEVHAFRISQTLGGHIAPAFICFALLLVPLWFFGFGLGEPLAKIKPVALRVLVPATLAVPYLIFSIPRHEFHWIYFISLALIPVATAAIIEFSRLPQKLTLQDVVVLLALALILETHAVGGAWPYPGLGSLPKLYLADVALYVYIVNRRLEGIGYSFVPTDSGDPSRAQSSAKAWRGLIPFAIGLREWCFFAPIGIGLGLVLHFIRFFPRVHNAIEIIGALLVTFLLTAIPEELFFRGILQNLLEPWMGRTRALFTASVLFGLSHYPKGAIFNWRYVILAFIAGIFYGRAWRSRRQILASATTHTLVDTVWSLWFR, from the coding sequence ATGACACGCCCCTTTCTTGGCGTCCTCGTATTCGCTTTGCTCCTTGAGGGCTTCTGGGTGGAAGTTCACGCCTTCCGCATTTCCCAAACCCTCGGCGGACACATTGCGCCCGCATTCATCTGCTTCGCCCTGCTGCTCGTTCCGCTTTGGTTCTTCGGCTTCGGGCTCGGTGAACCACTGGCAAAGATAAAGCCGGTGGCACTCCGCGTATTGGTCCCTGCCACTCTCGCGGTCCCTTATCTCATCTTTTCGATCCCCCGCCACGAATTCCACTGGATCTACTTCATCTCACTCGCGCTCATCCCTGTAGCTACTGCCGCAATCATCGAATTTTCACGCCTGCCGCAAAAACTCACACTGCAGGATGTCGTCGTTCTTCTCGCCCTCGCCCTCATTCTCGAAACCCATGCTGTTGGCGGCGCATGGCCCTATCCCGGCCTCGGCAGCCTCCCCAAGCTCTATCTCGCCGATGTCGCCCTTTACGTGTACATCGTGAATCGACGCCTTGAGGGTATCGGCTATTCCTTCGTCCCCACTGACTCAGGCGACCCTTCTCGCGCGCAGTCCAGTGCGAAAGCGTGGCGCGGTTTGATTCCTTTCGCAATCGGTCTCCGTGAATGGTGTTTCTTCGCGCCCATCGGGATCGGTCTGGGCCTCGTGCTTCACTTCATCCGCTTCTTCCCGCGCGTGCACAACGCGATCGAAATCATCGGCGCTCTGCTCGTCACATTTCTCCTCACCGCTATCCCCGAAGAACTCTTTTTCCGCGGTATCCTCCAGAATCTTCTCGAACCTTGGATGGGCCGCACCCGCGCGCTCTTTACCGCCTCCGTCCTTTTCGGCCTTTCCCATTACCCAAAGGGAGCCATTTTCAACTGGCGCTACGTCATCCTCGCCTTTATCGCCGGAATCTTCTACGGACGCGCTTGGCGCTCCCGCCGCCAAATCCTCGCCTCCGCCACCACCCACACCCTCGTCGACACCGTCTGGTCCTTGTGGTTCCGGTAG
- a CDS encoding response regulator codes for MDPVTRRKPKELETPKVTILLVDDNVDVLNSMAAALEVLDEEILTAVNANAALKHLLKVDPAVIVLDVMMPEMDGFELAATIRTRERFKHTPIIFLTGLGTENSQMLQGYKAGAVDYLLKPVDPDVLRSKVRIFVELAKKNEMLRRYGAAMQANSAKLEEALAATLEANAKLEQEIRQRTKAEKKRDQLAGRLGATPDFVAAMAEGAVTLARDGNILYCNNRFAEMIQGSAKELLGAPIEAFIAPGHLSAFVGMFGQSLRERVVAEIEIQSTAGERIPVQVAMSPFSSEDLQAIAMVVTDLRHHKRNEQIVAEGRLSRLMLEHASSGIAVCDEEGRIILSSRSLEKICGGNPQFQYFDDVLPLELVNPGDRPARFHARQVLAGTTHQSSEVILAKPGGEGVRLLMGAGRILSDSGHAVGCVITLLDISERMLIEEALRRSEKLAAAGRIAGTLAHEINNPLSAVTNLLYLLQTSGLDEIHQRYVDLAAAELGRVSQIARNTLSFYREAANPIPVRLEEVLDSVLELYARQVLDKSLRVTRRYRSDGEILNFPGELRQVFSNLVLNAIDALPIEGELMLSVRSCRHPRTGKRGVRVVVADRGPGIAPQDREKLFEPFFTTKGEKGTGLGLWVSQGIVQKQGGLIRARSTVEPGRSGTLFSVFVPSVMPIEVMQKTQAVTRGAVEAPIVAAADAAEARDGTTG; via the coding sequence ATGGACCCGGTTACTCGACGCAAGCCGAAGGAGTTGGAGACGCCGAAAGTCACCATTTTATTGGTGGACGATAATGTCGACGTCCTCAATTCGATGGCAGCTGCCCTTGAAGTTCTGGATGAAGAAATTCTGACGGCCGTCAATGCCAATGCTGCTTTAAAGCATTTGTTGAAGGTTGATCCGGCAGTCATCGTTCTGGATGTCATGATGCCAGAGATGGATGGCTTTGAATTGGCGGCGACGATTCGCACGCGCGAGCGTTTCAAGCACACTCCAATTATCTTCCTGACCGGATTGGGAACCGAAAACAGCCAAATGCTGCAGGGCTACAAGGCTGGGGCGGTGGACTATCTTCTTAAGCCGGTCGATCCCGACGTGCTTCGGTCGAAGGTGCGCATCTTCGTTGAGCTGGCGAAGAAGAACGAAATGCTACGACGGTACGGTGCGGCAATGCAAGCCAATAGCGCCAAACTGGAAGAGGCGCTCGCGGCAACCCTGGAAGCCAATGCCAAACTGGAGCAGGAGATCCGCCAACGCACGAAGGCGGAAAAGAAGCGCGACCAGCTTGCAGGGCGTTTGGGAGCGACGCCGGATTTCGTGGCGGCGATGGCAGAAGGGGCGGTTACGCTGGCCCGCGACGGAAACATACTGTACTGCAACAACCGCTTTGCAGAGATGATTCAAGGGTCGGCCAAGGAACTGCTGGGGGCTCCCATCGAGGCCTTCATCGCGCCCGGGCACCTGAGCGCCTTCGTTGGAATGTTCGGCCAGAGTCTGCGCGAACGAGTTGTAGCCGAAATCGAAATACAATCGACCGCCGGAGAACGCATCCCCGTGCAAGTGGCGATGAGTCCGTTTTCGAGCGAGGATCTGCAGGCGATCGCCATGGTTGTGACCGACCTGCGGCACCACAAGCGAAACGAGCAGATCGTTGCGGAGGGCCGGCTTTCGCGGCTGATGCTGGAACACGCGAGCTCGGGAATCGCAGTATGCGACGAAGAGGGACGAATCATCCTTTCAAGCCGGTCGTTGGAGAAAATCTGCGGGGGTAATCCACAGTTCCAGTATTTCGACGATGTGCTGCCACTTGAACTAGTGAATCCGGGAGACCGGCCGGCGCGTTTCCATGCACGACAGGTCCTGGCCGGGACCACTCACCAGAGTTCGGAAGTCATTCTGGCCAAACCAGGTGGCGAAGGTGTGAGGTTATTGATGGGTGCCGGCCGGATTCTGTCCGATTCGGGCCATGCAGTTGGATGTGTAATCACATTGCTCGATATTTCCGAGCGGATGCTGATCGAAGAGGCATTGCGGCGCTCGGAGAAATTGGCGGCCGCTGGGCGCATCGCAGGGACGCTGGCGCATGAGATTAATAACCCGCTGTCTGCGGTGACGAACCTCCTTTACCTCTTGCAGACGAGTGGGTTGGACGAGATTCATCAACGATACGTTGACCTTGCAGCGGCAGAGTTGGGACGCGTCTCGCAGATTGCGAGGAATACGCTCTCGTTCTACCGCGAGGCTGCCAACCCGATCCCGGTGCGGCTCGAGGAAGTGCTGGACAGCGTACTCGAACTCTACGCGCGACAGGTATTGGACAAGTCTCTGCGGGTAACAAGACGATACCGGAGCGACGGTGAAATTCTGAACTTCCCCGGAGAGCTGAGACAGGTGTTCAGCAACCTGGTTCTCAACGCTATTGATGCGTTGCCCATTGAAGGCGAACTGATGCTGTCGGTGCGGTCATGCAGGCATCCGCGTACGGGTAAACGCGGAGTTCGCGTGGTCGTGGCGGACCGGGGCCCCGGCATTGCCCCGCAGGATCGCGAAAAGCTTTTCGAACCGTTCTTTACGACCAAGGGTGAGAAGGGCACCGGACTGGGCTTGTGGGTATCTCAAGGTATCGTGCAGAAGCAAGGCGGACTGATACGGGCCCGCAGCACGGTCGAACCGGGCCGATCGGGAACGCTGTTTTCTGTGTTCGTGCCGTCCGTGATGCCCATTGAGGTAATGCAGAAGACGCAAGCGGTGACGCGCGGGGCAGTAGAAGCGCCGATAGTTGCCGCGGCAGATGCTGCCGAGGCGCGGGACGGCACCACCGGTTGA